From a single Amphiprion ocellaris isolate individual 3 ecotype Okinawa chromosome 18, ASM2253959v1, whole genome shotgun sequence genomic region:
- the mrtfba gene encoding myocardin-related transcription factor B isoform X3, producing MEPQASQGQLGAEGDCGMSNLLVPSPQSEAVTHEMEELSLQPTQSLPPLNERKNVLQLRLQQRRTREQLVDQGIMPPLKSPAAFHGQIRSLERARTENFLKHKIRSRPERAELVRMHILQETGAEPSLQATQMKLKRARLADNLNEKIAQRPGPMELVEKNILPVDSSLKQAIIVGQVNYPKVLDEDSSDALSPEQPASQESQSSVPSPGDNKMPETPSPVMAPAPPPSTILQAIPTTDFMKVISTNEQPASRPAVTPVQPVTTVAPLKPGPMLVKQSQQKAASEKSRSKKGKEPKPRVKKLKYHQYVPPDQKQEASEAPMDSSYARLLQQQQLFLQLQILSQQQQHYNYQTILPAPLKPVAEGQSNSAGTLPTSIVVSLPTAPPPPPLPSAPARPNNSLSNRKPGVLPANLEEMKVAELKLELKLRGLPVSGTKTDLIERLKPFQDNPNTTAPTTIPAPATTAFSAIPMEVTTTTTPAIVLPVQQVTPETISSTPPVSPLPPEPSILQQDISMSEAPSEIHMVSSSSVGPQSSPLPPFRVPEEKDRRLHEKERQIEELMRKLEQEQKLVEELKIQLEAEKRGQGGSAADSVSLPPQLTSIPAMNSVPAVLNSNVVKMEGTVLSNCSSTTATIPNSILSSQALGAPLPTVVKLEDVTVSSGKALQLQTQTQLITQIQPQAQPQVTTSPQLMPQPQKSPKLQTKPQSQPAASSLQQFFISHPGGMSQVLGQPQTLLTTSGQPQTLLTTTGQAGTQILLPVSLPNNATTIQLPSTTVSLQATVSNPGLVHTPVPQLQTTKMEMAPSQQPLLQTLTMCNNPTGLENHNRPELNPQCFLRSSPENRISPRASPNHRISNGPLNKSPSPQPTFILQPTSLVAQPPKTREPPRYEEAIKQSRNMHINNVSQVPLATSQQMDDLFDILIESGEITPFIQQDPPVPLTKTLPVTASITTLPVNTALSRAPPQIQVAPPPTLSSIINPTLPSLSSLATDNQLEAFLEGTLAETSPASDPRTQGLMEELQAQLMDQQPYSPMDTSDLSFCDSSPPSSLNMGLSDPALDNMEWLDLTMPPGPAGALTPLGIPTDFLDTHDLQLHWD from the exons TGCTGCAGTTGAGGCTTCAGCAACGGCGAACCCGGGAGCAGCTGGTGGATCAGGGCATCATGCCAC CTCTGAAGAGCCCGGCAGCTTTCCATGGGCAGATTCGTAGCCTGGAGAGAGCCAGG ACAGAGAATTTCCTAAAGCACAAGATCCGCAGTCGTCCAGAGAGAGCAGAGCTGGTCAGGATGCACATCCTGCAAG aaactgGAGCAGAGCCCTCACTGCAGGCCACCCAGATGAAGCTGAAAAGGGCCCGCCTGGCTGACAACCTCAATGAGAAGATCGCCCAGAGGCCAGGCCCGATGGAGCTGGTGGAGAAAAACATCTTGCCAGTGGATTCCAGCCTTAAACAGGCCATTATTG TAGGACAGGTGAATTATCCCAAGGTTTTGGATGAAGACAGTAGTGATGCCCTGTCTCCAGAGCAACCAGCCAGCCAGGAGTCTCAGAGCTCTGTCCCTTCACCAGGGGACAACAAAATGCCAGAGACGCCGTCACCTGTCATggcaccagcaccaccacccaGTACCATTCTGCAG GCCATCCCAACAACAGACTTCATGAAAGTGATCTCCACCAATGAGCAGCCTGCCAGCCGCCCAGCTGTCACTCCTGTTCAGCCAGTCACTACAGTTGCTCCCCTAAAACCAGGCCCAATGCTGGTGAAA CAAAGCCAGCAGAAAGCTGCGTCAGAGAAGAGTCGCAGTAAGAAGGGCAAAGAGCCAAAGCCAAGGGTGAAAAAGCTCAAGTACCACCAGTATGTTCCACCAGACCAGAAGCAGGAGGCCAGTGAGGCGCCCATGGACTCGTCGTATGCCCGACttctgcagcaacagcagctgttCCTGCAGCTGCAGATCCTCAGCCAGCAACAGCAACACTACAACTACCAGACTATATTACCAGCACCTCTCAA ACCTGTGGCAGAGGGTCAGAGCAACAGTGCCGGCACGCTGCCAACTTCCATTGTGGTGTCTTTGCCCACTGCACCTCCACCTCCCCCACTGCCTTCAGCTCCGGCTCGGCCAAACAACTCGCTGTCCAACCGCAAGCCAGGAGTCTTGCCTGCCAACCTGGAAGAGATGAAG GTGGCTGAGCTAAAACTGGAGCTCAAGCTGCGTGGCCTCCCTGTGTCAGGAACAAAGACCGATCTGATAGAAAGACTGAAGCCTTTCCAAGACAATCCCAACACCACTGCTCCTACCACCATTCCTGCTCCTGCCACTACCGCCTTCTCCGCCATCCCCATGGAGGTCACCACAACTACCACCCCTGCCATAGTACTTCCAGTCCAGCAGGTGACTCCAGAGACTATAAGCTCCACGCCGCCGGTCTCACCCCTTCCCCCTGAGCCCTCCATCCTCCAGCAGGATATAAGTATGTCCGAGGCTCCGTCTGAAATCCACATGGTGAGCTCCAGCTCAGTAGGCCCGCAGTCCTCACCTCTTCCACCTTTTCGCGTCCCAGAGGAAAAGGACAGGAGGCTCCATGAGAAGGAGCGGCAGATAGAAGAGTTGATgaggaagctggagcaggagCAGAAGTtggtggaggagctgaagatCCAGTTAGAGGCAGAGAAAAGAGGTCAGGGTGGCAGCGCTGCCGactctgtctctctacctcCTCAGCTCACATCTATACCTGCCATGAACTCTGTTCCTGCTGTCCTCAATtcaaatgtagtaaaaatgGAGGGTACCGTCCTGTCAAATTGTTCGTCCACCACTGCTACCATCCCAAACTCAATCCTGTCCTCCCAGGCACTCGGAGCCCCCTTGCCAACAGTGGTGAAGTTGGAGGATGTCACGGTTTCTTCTGGCAAAGCATTGCAGCTTCAGACCCAAACACAGCTCATCACCCAGATCCAGCCCCAAGCCCAGCCCCAAGTCACCACCAGCCCTCAGCTCATGCCCCAACCCCAGAAAAGTCCCAAACTGCAGACCAAGCCTCAGTCGCAACCTGCGGCCTCCAGTCTGCAGCAGTTCTTCATAAGCCACCCAGGGGGGATGTCCCAGGTGCTGGGTCAGCCTCAGACCCTGTTAACTACATCTGGGCAACCTCAGACTCTGCTGACCACCACGGGCCAGGCTGGAACTCAGATCCTCCTCCCTGTGTCACTTCCCAACAATGCTACTACAATCCAGCTGCCAAGCACCACTGTCAGCCTGCAG GCCACAGTCTCAAATCCAGGACTGGTCCATACTCCAGTTCCTCAGCTGCAAACCACTAAGATGGAGATGGCACCCAGCCAGCAGCCGCTGCTACAG ACTTTGACTATGTGCAATAACCCTACTGGTTTGGAGAACCACAACAGGCCTGAGTTGAATCCCCAGTGTTTCCTGAGGAGCTCCCCAGAAAACAGAATCTCTCCACGGGCTTCACCTAACCACCGCATCTCTAATGGACCCCTAAATAAG TCTCCCTCTCCTCAGCCCACCTTCATACTGCAGCCCACCTCCCTGGTTGCTCAGCCTCCCAAGACAAGAGAGCCTCCACGCTATGAGGAGGCCATCAAACAGAGCCGTAACATGCACATCAACAATGTTTCACAG GTTCCCTTGGCAACCAGTCAGCAAATGGATGACTTGTTCGACATCCTCATAGAAAGCGGAG AAATCACTCCATTTATCCAGCAGGACCCTCCAGTGCCTCTCACTAAGACCCTTCCAGTCACAGCCAGCATCACCACTCTTCCAGTCAACACCGCTCTGTCCAGAGCGCCCCCACAGATCCAGGTGGCTCCCCCTCCCACCCTGAGCTCCATCATCAACCCCACCTTGCCCAgcctgtcctctctggctacaGACAATCAGCTCGAGGCCTTCCTGGAGGGGACTCTGGCTGAAACGTCGCCGGCATCGGACCCGCGCACACAGGGCctgatggaggagctgcaggccCAGTTAATGGACCAGCAGCCCTACTCGCCCATGGACACATCAGACCTGTCTTTCTGTGACTCCTCGCCTCCATCCTCGCTCAACATGGGCCTGTCTGACCCGGCCCTGGACAACATGGAGTGGCTGGACCTCACCATGCCTCCGGGTCCTGCCGGGGCGCTCACGCCGCTGGGGATCCCGACGGACTTCCTGGATACGCATGACCTGCAACTGCACTGGGACTGA
- the mrtfba gene encoding myocardin-related transcription factor B isoform X1, protein MEPQASQGQLGAEGDCGMSNLLVPSPQSEAVTHEMEELSLQPTQSLPPLNERKNVLQLRLQQRRTREQLVDQGIMPPLKSPAAFHGQIRSLERARTENFLKHKIRSRPERAELVRMHILQETGAEPSLQATQMKLKRARLADNLNEKIAQRPGPMELVEKNILPVDSSLKQAIIVGQVNYPKVLDEDSSDALSPEQPASQESQSSVPSPGDNKMPETPSPVMAPAPPPSTILQAIPTTDFMKVISTNEQPASRPAVTPVQPVTTVAPLKPGPMLVKQSQQKAASEKSRSKKGKEPKPRVKKLKYHQYVPPDQKQEASEAPMDSSYARLLQQQQLFLQLQILSQQQQHYNYQTILPAPLKPVAEGQSNSAGTLPTSIVVSLPTAPPPPPLPSAPARPNNSLSNRKPGVLPANLEEMKVAELKLELKLRGLPVSGTKTDLIERLKPFQDNPNTTAPTTIPAPATTAFSAIPMEVTTTTTPAIVLPVQQVTPETISSTPPVSPLPPEPSILQQDISMSEAPSEIHMVSSSSVGPQSSPLPPFRVPEEKDRRLHEKERQIEELMRKLEQEQKLVEELKIQLEAEKRGQGGSAADSVSLPPQLTSIPAMNSVPAVLNSNVVKMEGTVLSNCSSTTATIPNSILSSQALGAPLPTVVKLEDVTVSSGKALQLQTQTQLITQIQPQAQPQVTTSPQLMPQPQKSPKLQTKPQSQPAASSLQQFFISHPGGMSQVLGQPQTLLTTSGQPQTLLTTTGQAGTQILLPVSLPNNATTIQLPSTTVSLQPVLQATVSNPGLVHTPVPQLQTTKMEMAPSQQPLLQTLTMCNNPTGLENHNRPELNPQCFLRSSPENRISPRASPNHRISNGPLNKSPSPQPTFILQPTSLVAQPPKTREPPRYEEAIKQSRNMHINNVSQVPLATSQQMDDLFDILIESGEITPFIQQDPPVPLTKTLPVTASITTLPVNTALSRAPPQIQVAPPPTLSSIINPTLPSLSSLATDNQLEAFLEGTLAETSPASDPRTQGLMEELQAQLMDQQPYSPMDTSDLSFCDSSPPSSLNMGLSDPALDNMEWLDLTMPPGPAGALTPLGIPTDFLDTHDLQLHWD, encoded by the exons TGCTGCAGTTGAGGCTTCAGCAACGGCGAACCCGGGAGCAGCTGGTGGATCAGGGCATCATGCCAC CTCTGAAGAGCCCGGCAGCTTTCCATGGGCAGATTCGTAGCCTGGAGAGAGCCAGG ACAGAGAATTTCCTAAAGCACAAGATCCGCAGTCGTCCAGAGAGAGCAGAGCTGGTCAGGATGCACATCCTGCAAG aaactgGAGCAGAGCCCTCACTGCAGGCCACCCAGATGAAGCTGAAAAGGGCCCGCCTGGCTGACAACCTCAATGAGAAGATCGCCCAGAGGCCAGGCCCGATGGAGCTGGTGGAGAAAAACATCTTGCCAGTGGATTCCAGCCTTAAACAGGCCATTATTG TAGGACAGGTGAATTATCCCAAGGTTTTGGATGAAGACAGTAGTGATGCCCTGTCTCCAGAGCAACCAGCCAGCCAGGAGTCTCAGAGCTCTGTCCCTTCACCAGGGGACAACAAAATGCCAGAGACGCCGTCACCTGTCATggcaccagcaccaccacccaGTACCATTCTGCAG GCCATCCCAACAACAGACTTCATGAAAGTGATCTCCACCAATGAGCAGCCTGCCAGCCGCCCAGCTGTCACTCCTGTTCAGCCAGTCACTACAGTTGCTCCCCTAAAACCAGGCCCAATGCTGGTGAAA CAAAGCCAGCAGAAAGCTGCGTCAGAGAAGAGTCGCAGTAAGAAGGGCAAAGAGCCAAAGCCAAGGGTGAAAAAGCTCAAGTACCACCAGTATGTTCCACCAGACCAGAAGCAGGAGGCCAGTGAGGCGCCCATGGACTCGTCGTATGCCCGACttctgcagcaacagcagctgttCCTGCAGCTGCAGATCCTCAGCCAGCAACAGCAACACTACAACTACCAGACTATATTACCAGCACCTCTCAA ACCTGTGGCAGAGGGTCAGAGCAACAGTGCCGGCACGCTGCCAACTTCCATTGTGGTGTCTTTGCCCACTGCACCTCCACCTCCCCCACTGCCTTCAGCTCCGGCTCGGCCAAACAACTCGCTGTCCAACCGCAAGCCAGGAGTCTTGCCTGCCAACCTGGAAGAGATGAAG GTGGCTGAGCTAAAACTGGAGCTCAAGCTGCGTGGCCTCCCTGTGTCAGGAACAAAGACCGATCTGATAGAAAGACTGAAGCCTTTCCAAGACAATCCCAACACCACTGCTCCTACCACCATTCCTGCTCCTGCCACTACCGCCTTCTCCGCCATCCCCATGGAGGTCACCACAACTACCACCCCTGCCATAGTACTTCCAGTCCAGCAGGTGACTCCAGAGACTATAAGCTCCACGCCGCCGGTCTCACCCCTTCCCCCTGAGCCCTCCATCCTCCAGCAGGATATAAGTATGTCCGAGGCTCCGTCTGAAATCCACATGGTGAGCTCCAGCTCAGTAGGCCCGCAGTCCTCACCTCTTCCACCTTTTCGCGTCCCAGAGGAAAAGGACAGGAGGCTCCATGAGAAGGAGCGGCAGATAGAAGAGTTGATgaggaagctggagcaggagCAGAAGTtggtggaggagctgaagatCCAGTTAGAGGCAGAGAAAAGAGGTCAGGGTGGCAGCGCTGCCGactctgtctctctacctcCTCAGCTCACATCTATACCTGCCATGAACTCTGTTCCTGCTGTCCTCAATtcaaatgtagtaaaaatgGAGGGTACCGTCCTGTCAAATTGTTCGTCCACCACTGCTACCATCCCAAACTCAATCCTGTCCTCCCAGGCACTCGGAGCCCCCTTGCCAACAGTGGTGAAGTTGGAGGATGTCACGGTTTCTTCTGGCAAAGCATTGCAGCTTCAGACCCAAACACAGCTCATCACCCAGATCCAGCCCCAAGCCCAGCCCCAAGTCACCACCAGCCCTCAGCTCATGCCCCAACCCCAGAAAAGTCCCAAACTGCAGACCAAGCCTCAGTCGCAACCTGCGGCCTCCAGTCTGCAGCAGTTCTTCATAAGCCACCCAGGGGGGATGTCCCAGGTGCTGGGTCAGCCTCAGACCCTGTTAACTACATCTGGGCAACCTCAGACTCTGCTGACCACCACGGGCCAGGCTGGAACTCAGATCCTCCTCCCTGTGTCACTTCCCAACAATGCTACTACAATCCAGCTGCCAAGCACCACTGTCAGCCTGCAG CCTGTTCTACAGGCCACAGTCTCAAATCCAGGACTGGTCCATACTCCAGTTCCTCAGCTGCAAACCACTAAGATGGAGATGGCACCCAGCCAGCAGCCGCTGCTACAG ACTTTGACTATGTGCAATAACCCTACTGGTTTGGAGAACCACAACAGGCCTGAGTTGAATCCCCAGTGTTTCCTGAGGAGCTCCCCAGAAAACAGAATCTCTCCACGGGCTTCACCTAACCACCGCATCTCTAATGGACCCCTAAATAAG TCTCCCTCTCCTCAGCCCACCTTCATACTGCAGCCCACCTCCCTGGTTGCTCAGCCTCCCAAGACAAGAGAGCCTCCACGCTATGAGGAGGCCATCAAACAGAGCCGTAACATGCACATCAACAATGTTTCACAG GTTCCCTTGGCAACCAGTCAGCAAATGGATGACTTGTTCGACATCCTCATAGAAAGCGGAG AAATCACTCCATTTATCCAGCAGGACCCTCCAGTGCCTCTCACTAAGACCCTTCCAGTCACAGCCAGCATCACCACTCTTCCAGTCAACACCGCTCTGTCCAGAGCGCCCCCACAGATCCAGGTGGCTCCCCCTCCCACCCTGAGCTCCATCATCAACCCCACCTTGCCCAgcctgtcctctctggctacaGACAATCAGCTCGAGGCCTTCCTGGAGGGGACTCTGGCTGAAACGTCGCCGGCATCGGACCCGCGCACACAGGGCctgatggaggagctgcaggccCAGTTAATGGACCAGCAGCCCTACTCGCCCATGGACACATCAGACCTGTCTTTCTGTGACTCCTCGCCTCCATCCTCGCTCAACATGGGCCTGTCTGACCCGGCCCTGGACAACATGGAGTGGCTGGACCTCACCATGCCTCCGGGTCCTGCCGGGGCGCTCACGCCGCTGGGGATCCCGACGGACTTCCTGGATACGCATGACCTGCAACTGCACTGGGACTGA
- the mrtfba gene encoding myocardin-related transcription factor B isoform X2, whose product MEPQASQGQLGAEGDCGMSNLLVPSPQSEAVTHEMEELSLQPTQSLPPLNERKNVLQLRLQQRRTREQLVDQGIMPPLKSPAAFHGQIRSLERARTENFLKHKIRSRPERAELVRMHILQETGAEPSLQATQMKLKRARLADNLNEKIAQRPGPMELVEKNILPVDSSLKQAIIGQVNYPKVLDEDSSDALSPEQPASQESQSSVPSPGDNKMPETPSPVMAPAPPPSTILQAIPTTDFMKVISTNEQPASRPAVTPVQPVTTVAPLKPGPMLVKQSQQKAASEKSRSKKGKEPKPRVKKLKYHQYVPPDQKQEASEAPMDSSYARLLQQQQLFLQLQILSQQQQHYNYQTILPAPLKPVAEGQSNSAGTLPTSIVVSLPTAPPPPPLPSAPARPNNSLSNRKPGVLPANLEEMKVAELKLELKLRGLPVSGTKTDLIERLKPFQDNPNTTAPTTIPAPATTAFSAIPMEVTTTTTPAIVLPVQQVTPETISSTPPVSPLPPEPSILQQDISMSEAPSEIHMVSSSSVGPQSSPLPPFRVPEEKDRRLHEKERQIEELMRKLEQEQKLVEELKIQLEAEKRGQGGSAADSVSLPPQLTSIPAMNSVPAVLNSNVVKMEGTVLSNCSSTTATIPNSILSSQALGAPLPTVVKLEDVTVSSGKALQLQTQTQLITQIQPQAQPQVTTSPQLMPQPQKSPKLQTKPQSQPAASSLQQFFISHPGGMSQVLGQPQTLLTTSGQPQTLLTTTGQAGTQILLPVSLPNNATTIQLPSTTVSLQPVLQATVSNPGLVHTPVPQLQTTKMEMAPSQQPLLQTLTMCNNPTGLENHNRPELNPQCFLRSSPENRISPRASPNHRISNGPLNKSPSPQPTFILQPTSLVAQPPKTREPPRYEEAIKQSRNMHINNVSQVPLATSQQMDDLFDILIESGEITPFIQQDPPVPLTKTLPVTASITTLPVNTALSRAPPQIQVAPPPTLSSIINPTLPSLSSLATDNQLEAFLEGTLAETSPASDPRTQGLMEELQAQLMDQQPYSPMDTSDLSFCDSSPPSSLNMGLSDPALDNMEWLDLTMPPGPAGALTPLGIPTDFLDTHDLQLHWD is encoded by the exons TGCTGCAGTTGAGGCTTCAGCAACGGCGAACCCGGGAGCAGCTGGTGGATCAGGGCATCATGCCAC CTCTGAAGAGCCCGGCAGCTTTCCATGGGCAGATTCGTAGCCTGGAGAGAGCCAGG ACAGAGAATTTCCTAAAGCACAAGATCCGCAGTCGTCCAGAGAGAGCAGAGCTGGTCAGGATGCACATCCTGCAAG aaactgGAGCAGAGCCCTCACTGCAGGCCACCCAGATGAAGCTGAAAAGGGCCCGCCTGGCTGACAACCTCAATGAGAAGATCGCCCAGAGGCCAGGCCCGATGGAGCTGGTGGAGAAAAACATCTTGCCAGTGGATTCCAGCCTTAAACAGGCCATTATTG GACAGGTGAATTATCCCAAGGTTTTGGATGAAGACAGTAGTGATGCCCTGTCTCCAGAGCAACCAGCCAGCCAGGAGTCTCAGAGCTCTGTCCCTTCACCAGGGGACAACAAAATGCCAGAGACGCCGTCACCTGTCATggcaccagcaccaccacccaGTACCATTCTGCAG GCCATCCCAACAACAGACTTCATGAAAGTGATCTCCACCAATGAGCAGCCTGCCAGCCGCCCAGCTGTCACTCCTGTTCAGCCAGTCACTACAGTTGCTCCCCTAAAACCAGGCCCAATGCTGGTGAAA CAAAGCCAGCAGAAAGCTGCGTCAGAGAAGAGTCGCAGTAAGAAGGGCAAAGAGCCAAAGCCAAGGGTGAAAAAGCTCAAGTACCACCAGTATGTTCCACCAGACCAGAAGCAGGAGGCCAGTGAGGCGCCCATGGACTCGTCGTATGCCCGACttctgcagcaacagcagctgttCCTGCAGCTGCAGATCCTCAGCCAGCAACAGCAACACTACAACTACCAGACTATATTACCAGCACCTCTCAA ACCTGTGGCAGAGGGTCAGAGCAACAGTGCCGGCACGCTGCCAACTTCCATTGTGGTGTCTTTGCCCACTGCACCTCCACCTCCCCCACTGCCTTCAGCTCCGGCTCGGCCAAACAACTCGCTGTCCAACCGCAAGCCAGGAGTCTTGCCTGCCAACCTGGAAGAGATGAAG GTGGCTGAGCTAAAACTGGAGCTCAAGCTGCGTGGCCTCCCTGTGTCAGGAACAAAGACCGATCTGATAGAAAGACTGAAGCCTTTCCAAGACAATCCCAACACCACTGCTCCTACCACCATTCCTGCTCCTGCCACTACCGCCTTCTCCGCCATCCCCATGGAGGTCACCACAACTACCACCCCTGCCATAGTACTTCCAGTCCAGCAGGTGACTCCAGAGACTATAAGCTCCACGCCGCCGGTCTCACCCCTTCCCCCTGAGCCCTCCATCCTCCAGCAGGATATAAGTATGTCCGAGGCTCCGTCTGAAATCCACATGGTGAGCTCCAGCTCAGTAGGCCCGCAGTCCTCACCTCTTCCACCTTTTCGCGTCCCAGAGGAAAAGGACAGGAGGCTCCATGAGAAGGAGCGGCAGATAGAAGAGTTGATgaggaagctggagcaggagCAGAAGTtggtggaggagctgaagatCCAGTTAGAGGCAGAGAAAAGAGGTCAGGGTGGCAGCGCTGCCGactctgtctctctacctcCTCAGCTCACATCTATACCTGCCATGAACTCTGTTCCTGCTGTCCTCAATtcaaatgtagtaaaaatgGAGGGTACCGTCCTGTCAAATTGTTCGTCCACCACTGCTACCATCCCAAACTCAATCCTGTCCTCCCAGGCACTCGGAGCCCCCTTGCCAACAGTGGTGAAGTTGGAGGATGTCACGGTTTCTTCTGGCAAAGCATTGCAGCTTCAGACCCAAACACAGCTCATCACCCAGATCCAGCCCCAAGCCCAGCCCCAAGTCACCACCAGCCCTCAGCTCATGCCCCAACCCCAGAAAAGTCCCAAACTGCAGACCAAGCCTCAGTCGCAACCTGCGGCCTCCAGTCTGCAGCAGTTCTTCATAAGCCACCCAGGGGGGATGTCCCAGGTGCTGGGTCAGCCTCAGACCCTGTTAACTACATCTGGGCAACCTCAGACTCTGCTGACCACCACGGGCCAGGCTGGAACTCAGATCCTCCTCCCTGTGTCACTTCCCAACAATGCTACTACAATCCAGCTGCCAAGCACCACTGTCAGCCTGCAG CCTGTTCTACAGGCCACAGTCTCAAATCCAGGACTGGTCCATACTCCAGTTCCTCAGCTGCAAACCACTAAGATGGAGATGGCACCCAGCCAGCAGCCGCTGCTACAG ACTTTGACTATGTGCAATAACCCTACTGGTTTGGAGAACCACAACAGGCCTGAGTTGAATCCCCAGTGTTTCCTGAGGAGCTCCCCAGAAAACAGAATCTCTCCACGGGCTTCACCTAACCACCGCATCTCTAATGGACCCCTAAATAAG TCTCCCTCTCCTCAGCCCACCTTCATACTGCAGCCCACCTCCCTGGTTGCTCAGCCTCCCAAGACAAGAGAGCCTCCACGCTATGAGGAGGCCATCAAACAGAGCCGTAACATGCACATCAACAATGTTTCACAG GTTCCCTTGGCAACCAGTCAGCAAATGGATGACTTGTTCGACATCCTCATAGAAAGCGGAG AAATCACTCCATTTATCCAGCAGGACCCTCCAGTGCCTCTCACTAAGACCCTTCCAGTCACAGCCAGCATCACCACTCTTCCAGTCAACACCGCTCTGTCCAGAGCGCCCCCACAGATCCAGGTGGCTCCCCCTCCCACCCTGAGCTCCATCATCAACCCCACCTTGCCCAgcctgtcctctctggctacaGACAATCAGCTCGAGGCCTTCCTGGAGGGGACTCTGGCTGAAACGTCGCCGGCATCGGACCCGCGCACACAGGGCctgatggaggagctgcaggccCAGTTAATGGACCAGCAGCCCTACTCGCCCATGGACACATCAGACCTGTCTTTCTGTGACTCCTCGCCTCCATCCTCGCTCAACATGGGCCTGTCTGACCCGGCCCTGGACAACATGGAGTGGCTGGACCTCACCATGCCTCCGGGTCCTGCCGGGGCGCTCACGCCGCTGGGGATCCCGACGGACTTCCTGGATACGCATGACCTGCAACTGCACTGGGACTGA